A stretch of Aphis gossypii isolate Hap1 unplaced genomic scaffold, ASM2018417v2 Contig00936, whole genome shotgun sequence DNA encodes these proteins:
- the LOC126555603 gene encoding uncharacterized protein LOC126555603, which translates to MEVDNGNSVTAPGDSDPQVPAVVGGSGVAAGSNVAGPLRSSSIDREGTGVASQAPVTLATTSAGKSKEETKGNEGSSVRPDGDSLQGAVIHLRKCIATQDGGYKLLLQKASALDTWSVKTRSPELKSAIEDLLGVIAGLKGSRESVFKAFNALTQRVPKGDQVPTVVHKEASAQTEKNPKVSDPISADNDGDRSTAILSAIAEVRAIVADQQGQLDGLLSRSAKDDEINQRSDTSRERKRRKRARTRRRGDSQSASGQTSHLEDEDEGPKNHSRSRQVRLGSAMETDTEKWTTVVKKPTKRKNPAPAEPRTASVKPKAKSKKPPAILIRPLEGQSYADTVRTVRSCGLSRSDIGTNVNMRETKDGSLLLELPGGSGSGPALKKITSAISAKLGDSVGKVLQLGAKAEVEILDLDAAATATEVLVALREAIPGGEDPAARAERDTIEDVRIWPTRSGQQVATAKMSRYAASVITKIPVGWTLCRVRPRTLPPERCFRCQKFGHNARNCNESDRAGACWRCGDTGHRMKECKAAEDSCLACDLAGLSKVPHKPGSGSCAARKMASSPTVPRDG; encoded by the coding sequence ATGGAAGTTGATAACGGAAATTCGGTTACCGCACCAGGGGATTCGGACCCCCAGGTGCCGGCAGTAGTGGGTGGATCCGGGGTAGCAGCCGGGTCCAACGTAGCGGGCCCACTACGGTCGTCATCCATCGACCGTGAGGGTACGGGGGTGGCCAGCCAGGCCCCCGTCACTCTAGCAACTACTAGCGCTGGAAAATCCAAAGAGGAGACGAAGGGAAATGAGGGCTCATCTGTTCGCCCGGACGGAGACTCACTTCAGGGCGCGGTAATCCATCTCCGCAAGTGCATCGCCACACAGGACGGTGGCTATAAACTACTACTCCAAAAGGCGTCGGCTTTGGATACGTGGTCGGTTAAGACGAGGAGCCCGGAACTCAAGTCCGCCATTGAAGATCTGTTGGGCGTCATCGCGGGCCTCAAGGGCAGTCGTGAGAGTGTATTCAAGGCGTTCAACGCTCTCACCCAACGTGTTCCGAAGGGCGACCAGGTACCCACAGTCGTCCACAAGGAGGCTTCAGCGCAAACTGAGAAGAATCCAAAGGTCTCGGATCCCATATCGGCGGACAACGACGGAGACCGAAGCACGGCTATCCTCAGCGCCATTGCTGAAGTGAGGGCGATAGTAGCTGACCAGCAGGGGCAGCTAGATGGTCTCTTGTCTCGGTCGGCTAAGGACGACGAGATTAATCAGCGCTCTGATACATCTCGGGAGAGGAAACGGAGGAAGCGAGCCCGGACCCGTAGAAGAGGTGATAGCCAATCAGCTTCGGGCCAAACCAGTCATCTCGAGGACGAGGACGAGGGACCCAAGAATCACTCCCGCTCCAgacaggttaggttaggttccgCGATGGAGACCGATACCGAGAAGTGGACCACAGTGGTCAAGAAACCGACCAAGCGCAAGAACCCGGCACCGGCGGAGCCTCGCACGGCGTCAGTCAAACCAAAGGCAAAATCGAAAAAGCCCCCGGCCATATTGATTAGACCCCTTGAGGGACAATCTTATGCAGACACGGTGCGCACGGTGAGGTCTTGCGGCCTCTCGAGGAGCGATATCGGAACTAATGTGAATATGCGCGAAACAAAGGACGGCAGCCTGCTGTTGGAGCTCCCAGGCGGATCTGGTTCAGGCCCCGCTTTGAAGAAGATTACCTCAGCAATTAGCGCCAAATTGGGCGACTCCGTCGGTAAGGTGCTACAGCTAGGCGCGAAAGCTGAAGTCGAGATTTTGGACCTGGACGCCGCGGCCACGGCCACGGAGGTTCTAGTTGCTCTTCGGGAAGCCATCCCCGGTGGAGAAGACCCAGCCGCGAGGGCGGAACGCGACACCATAGAAGACGTCCGCATCTGGCCAACCCGCTCCGGGCAACAGGTAGCGACGGCTAAGATGTCTAGATACGCCGCCTCGGTGATTACCAAAATACCAGTAGGTTGGACACTGTGTAGGGTCCGCCCTAGAACTTTACCTCCCGAAAGGTGTTTCCGCTGTCAAAAGTTTGGACACAACGCTAGAAACTGCAACGAATCCGACAGGGCTGGCGCGTGCTGGAGGTGCGGCGATACAGGCCACCGAATGAAGGAGTGCAAGGCGGCAGAGGATAGCTGTCTGGCCTGCGACCTGGCAGGTCTCTCCAAGGTACCGCACAAGCCTGGCTCCGGCTCGTGCGCGG